In Juglans regia cultivar Chandler chromosome 13, Walnut 2.0, whole genome shotgun sequence, the following proteins share a genomic window:
- the LOC109008155 gene encoding transcription factor MYB8-like has translation MRKPCCDKQDTKKGAWSKQEDQKLIDYIRKHGEGCWRTIPQAAGLLRCGKSCRLRWINYLRPDLKRGNFAEDEEDLIIKLHALLGNRWSLIAGRLPGRTDNEVKNYWNSHLRRKLINMGIDPNNHRLSQNLPRPQNPISTSSDAKLSGLKSCVAEPPVTKSRGFDINNNIYDQVSDAGSCLLEDDNSCSLPDLNLDLTTSIPFTPVLVNHDVEERQKHNHESNASEPDQVDLHVSPSPTLLLFR, from the exons ATGAGGAAGCCTTGCTGTGATAAGCAAGACACAAAGAAAGGAGCCTGGTCCAAGCAAGAAGACCAGAAGCTCATAGATTACATTCGAAAACATGGTGAAGGATGCTGGCGTACCATCCCTCAGGCTGCAG GCCTCCTTCGCTGCGGTAAAAGTTGCAGGCTGAGATGGATAAACTATCTACGGCCAGACCTTAAAAGAGGCAACTTcgctgaagatgaagaagatctTATCATCAAGCTTCATGCACTCCTAGGCAACCG GTGGTCGCTTATAGCTGGAAGATTGCCGGGACGTACAGACAATGAAGTAAAGAACTACTGGAACTCTCATCTAAGAAGAAAGCTGATAAACATGGGAATTGATCCAAACAATCATCGCTTGAGCCAAAATCTCCCACGTCCTCAAAACCCGATCAGTACATCTTCTGATGCAAAGTTATCTGGTTTGAAATCATGTGTTGCTGAGCCACCTGTCACAAAATCCCGAGGCTTCgacatcaataataatatttatgatcaaGTATCCGACGCTGGAAGTTGCTTGTTGGAGGATGATAATTCGTGTAGCTTGCCGGATTTAAACCTTGATTTGACAACCAGCATTCCTTTTACTCCAGTTCTTGTTAATCATGATGTCGAAGAGAGACAAAAACATAATCATGAATCTAATGCATCAGAGCCAGATCAAGTAGATCTTCACGTCAGTCCCTCTCCTACGCTTCTTCTATTTCGATAA